A portion of the Mangifera indica cultivar Alphonso unplaced genomic scaffold, CATAS_Mindica_2.1 Un_0012, whole genome shotgun sequence genome contains these proteins:
- the LOC123205671 gene encoding uncharacterized protein LOC123205671 has protein sequence MAMQESILAPAPLDADPYWLPNPNASRSSQSQHPLDDSYIEAQPHSTATAGDNSAEAQISQSLAKAAAHQLRTTANLMYSYLPLYNAAKHGDWKTATSLIGDNRNLWISRMTTSAETVLMVAARSLKWEFVEKLVELLTPDELAMQNIYGDTVLHYVTFSESIKTAELLVRKCSELTQIVSENGATPLLVSLRLSLYKDMIWYLALVTRLQLNSPTCPFTGTLSTELFCNLTYSGFNDITLYLLRQYHEYVGYPLDQTGHLLLWLSAVPSNVHINKNSLTFIERWLYKFIHVEMGVPPHSLRNKEGVSSLTLPEPSRSFLSQELHCLKMLLWKASEKVVPSLKRVREAKLQQRCVEEIVEKFCIEFGSNFTFDRVSFILLPVMYSATRLGNVEIVRICLKHFPDLIFGREEPGNRHLLLVATECRQEEIFNLITEIPITRAFLANSKDNYGNTVWHSSAKLAPSSKLLSVSGAALQMQRELQWFKEVEELIDPAKRRLMNMEGKTAMEIFMEDHKKLAEEGEKWMKDTANSCMIVTTLIATVVFAAAFTVPGGNVGDTGIPDALALFSSFTSFFCSGRIS, from the exons atgGCAATGCAGGAGAGTATTCTAGCACCAGCGCCGTTAGATGCAGATCCCTACTGGCTACCGAATCCTAACGCAAGTAGAAGCTCACAATCACAGCATCCACTTGATGACTCCTACATTGAAGCTCAGCCTCACTCCACTGCCACTGCTGGGGATAATTCTGCAGAAGCACAAATATCACAGTCTCTGGCAAAAGCTGCAGCTCATCAACTTC GGACGACAGCGAATCTAATGTATTCCTACCTACCTTTGTACAATGCTGCGAAACATGGTGACTGGAAAACTGCTACAAGTTTGATTGGGGACAACAGAAATTTATGGATATCAAGGATGACAACCAGCGCAGAGACTGTATTGATGGTTGCCGCAAGATCATTGAAATGGGAATTTGTTGAGAAGCTGGTGGAACTTTTAACTCCAGATGAGCTTGCAATGCAAAATATATATGGTGACACGGTTCTCCATTATGTTACCTTTTCTGAAAGCATAAAAACTGCCGAACTTCTGGTAAGAAAATGCAGTGAGTTAACACAAATTGTCTCCGAAAATGGAGCAACTCCACTACTGGTGTCTCTCAGACTGTCTCTTTATAAGGACATGATTTGGTACCTTGCTTTGGTAACAAGACTTCAGCTTAATAGCCCTACCTGTCCCTTCACTGGGACTCTATCCACCGAGCTGTTTTGTAATCTCACTTATTCTGGTTTTAATG ATATAACCTTATATCTACTTCGGCAGTATCATGAGTACGTGGGATATCCTTTAGACCAGACTGGGCATTTGTTGCTTTGGTTGTCGGCAGTGCCTTCGAACGTCCATATTAACAAAAACAGCCTCACTTTCATTGAAAGATGGTTATATAAAT TTATTCATGTGGAAATGGGAGTACCACCCCATTCACTTAGAAACAAGGAAGGCGTGTCATCATTGACTCTCCCGGAACCATCAAGGAGCTTCTTATCTCAAg AGCTTCATTGTTTGAAGATGTTACTTTGGAAAGCTTCCGAAAAAGTGG TGCCAAGTTTAAAACGAGTTCGAGAAGCCAAGTTGCAACAGAGATGTGTTGAGGAAATAGTAGAGAAGTTTTGCATTGAATTTGGATCTAACTTTACCTTTGACCGCGTCAGTTTTATACTTTTGCCGGTCATGTATTCAGCTACACGTCTTGGGAATGTTGAAATTGTAAGGATTTGTCTTAAACATTTTCCGGATCTGATTTTCGGGCGTGAGGAACCTGGAAACAGACACCTATTGCTTGTTGCAACTGAATGCAGgcaagaagaaatttttaatcTGATAACCGAGATCCCTATAACTAGAGCTTTTTTGGCCAATTCAAAAGATAATTATGGAAACACTGTCTGGCACAGTTCAGCAAAATTGGCACCTTCCTCTAAACTCTTATCGGTTTCTGGTGCGGCTTTACAGATGCAAAGAGAGTTACAATGGTTTAAG GAAGTGGAGGAATTAATTGACCCTGCAAAAAGACGCCTGATGAATATGGAAGGTAAAACAGCTATGGAAATTTTCATGGAGGATCACAAGAAGTTGGCTGAGGAGGGAGAGAAATGGATGAAAGATACTGCAAATTCTTGCATGATTGTTACCACGCTCATTGCCACTGTAGTGTTTGCTGCTGCTTTTACTGTACCTGGAGGCAATGTAGGTGATACAGGCATTCCAGATGCACTAGCTTTGTTTTCTTCATTCACTAGCTTTTTCTGCAGCGGACGGATTTCTTAG